The Candidatus Manganitrophus noduliformans genome includes a window with the following:
- a CDS encoding heavy metal-responsive transcriptional regulator, which produces MKAETLFHIGDLSKKTGVPTRTIRYYEAMGLLRRPVRNRHGYRLYASEAAERLRFIRAARGAGFSLNEIREILNIADEGETPCRSVLQRVRHRSEDLDRQIAKMIAMKSRLEGLLKRWTTDLPRPTPKEICPLIENLNEKEE; this is translated from the coding sequence ATGAAAGCAGAAACGCTCTTTCATATCGGAGATCTTTCGAAAAAGACCGGCGTTCCTACCCGAACGATCCGGTACTACGAAGCGATGGGACTTCTGCGTCGGCCCGTTCGCAATCGCCATGGATATCGGCTCTACGCTTCGGAAGCGGCGGAGCGGCTCCGGTTTATCAGAGCAGCCCGAGGGGCTGGGTTTTCGTTGAATGAGATTCGGGAGATCTTGAACATCGCCGACGAAGGGGAGACCCCCTGTCGATCGGTCCTTCAGAGGGTCCGTCACCGATCGGAAGATCTCGATCGGCAGATCGCCAAGATGATCGCGATGAAATCCAGGCTCGAAGGGCTCTTGAAGCGATGGACAACGGATCTTCCGCGACCGACCCCAAAGGAGATCTGCCCGCTGATTGAGAATCTAAACGAGAAGGAGGAATAG
- a CDS encoding transporter produces MSVRKWRRIHVLFFVAVVLLMGESAFAQGPPINTETALLAGFTNAFRTFDQEIDRSGDLPGGVRGDLHVRAVPMIFPYAITQGKLVIAGVIPYFNKKLDLHRPAGTTRLEENGFGDLRLLAEYAYYIKDEKEKTTRAMVIGGFDLPTGSHGDHNLPPGLWNGSGATNYLIGTAFSYIPARWGFYTDLIYRITTEGSGFEFGDTLRYDLAVGYRPWPAIYEIYPSPQVNLFLELNGFWEQRSRDFRPPGSGNKVPDSGGNTIFLSPGIQWVPTGRAFLVEASVQIPTVENLNGEQLETDAQFNIGLRWLVF; encoded by the coding sequence GTGAGCGTCCGAAAGTGGAGAAGGATCCATGTTCTATTTTTTGTGGCGGTGGTCCTCTTGATGGGAGAGTCGGCCTTTGCCCAGGGGCCGCCGATCAACACGGAGACTGCCCTGCTGGCCGGCTTCACCAACGCCTTTCGGACCTTCGACCAAGAGATCGACCGGTCGGGCGATCTGCCGGGGGGAGTACGGGGGGACCTTCATGTCCGTGCCGTTCCGATGATCTTTCCTTATGCGATCACGCAAGGGAAGCTGGTGATTGCGGGTGTCATCCCTTATTTCAATAAAAAGCTTGACCTCCATCGACCCGCCGGAACAACCCGGCTTGAAGAGAACGGCTTCGGCGATCTTCGTCTCTTGGCCGAGTATGCTTATTACATCAAAGATGAGAAGGAGAAGACCACCCGCGCCATGGTCATCGGCGGATTCGACCTGCCGACCGGGTCCCATGGCGATCACAATCTCCCCCCAGGGCTCTGGAACGGGAGCGGCGCGACAAATTATCTGATCGGGACCGCCTTCTCGTATATTCCGGCCCGATGGGGATTTTATACCGACCTGATCTATCGGATCACCACGGAGGGAAGCGGTTTTGAATTCGGCGACACCCTCCGCTACGACCTGGCGGTCGGTTATCGCCCCTGGCCGGCGATCTACGAGATCTATCCATCTCCTCAGGTCAACCTCTTCTTAGAGCTCAACGGCTTCTGGGAGCAGAGGAGTCGGGATTTTCGTCCCCCCGGCAGCGGCAACAAGGTCCCCGACTCCGGCGGGAACACGATCTTTCTTTCTCCGGGAATCCAGTGGGTCCCGACGGGGCGGGCCTTTCTGGTGGAAGCCTCGGTGCAGATTCCGACCGTCGAGAATCTCAACGGGGAGCAGCTTGAAACCGACGCTCAGTTCAACATCGGTCTTCGATGGTTGGTTTTTTAG
- a CDS encoding NHL repeat-containing protein, translated as MESRPILLLFIFLLLEIGSLAFAGEVQWIASFGHPGKEPGELNGPYDVAVGQDGALYITDANNHRVQKWDREGKPLLVIGNEGQGEGEFEKPTSVAIAPDGSLYISDYFLDRIAKFTPYGKFLLQWGKNGKGEGEFDSPSGIAIDSKGNVYVIDTYNHRVQKFTSDGTFLLQWGGQEKVNNIRSALNFFWDEGLEGKFYFPAKIAAGPNDEIYVSDSYNNRVQVFSPDGTFLRKWGGMGLWGGRFRVSSDIAFDPNGNVYVADFYNHRVEKFDPQGKSLEQFGSKGEKQGEFNGPTGLAIDADGFIYVTDFHNARIQKFR; from the coding sequence ATGGAGAGCCGACCGATCCTCTTGCTATTCATCTTCCTTCTCCTGGAGATCGGCTCCCTCGCCTTTGCGGGGGAGGTGCAGTGGATCGCTTCGTTTGGCCACCCTGGTAAAGAACCGGGCGAGCTGAACGGACCTTATGACGTGGCAGTGGGCCAGGATGGAGCGCTTTACATCACCGATGCCAACAATCATCGCGTTCAGAAATGGGATCGGGAAGGAAAACCGCTCCTGGTCATTGGAAATGAGGGTCAGGGAGAGGGGGAATTTGAAAAGCCGACCAGCGTGGCGATTGCCCCCGATGGCTCCCTCTACATCAGCGACTATTTTCTTGATCGGATTGCGAAGTTCACCCCCTATGGAAAATTCCTTCTCCAATGGGGGAAAAACGGAAAGGGGGAGGGAGAGTTTGATTCCCCTTCCGGGATCGCAATCGATTCCAAAGGGAATGTCTATGTGATCGACACCTACAACCATCGTGTCCAGAAGTTTACCTCGGATGGCACGTTTCTCTTGCAATGGGGAGGGCAGGAAAAGGTGAACAACATCCGATCGGCCCTAAACTTCTTCTGGGATGAAGGTCTGGAGGGGAAATTCTACTTTCCTGCCAAGATCGCGGCCGGCCCCAACGATGAAATCTATGTCTCAGACTCCTATAACAACCGGGTACAGGTCTTCTCACCCGACGGGACATTCTTGCGAAAGTGGGGTGGGATGGGGCTCTGGGGAGGCCGCTTCCGGGTGTCCTCGGATATCGCCTTTGATCCCAACGGAAATGTGTATGTGGCCGATTTCTACAATCACCGTGTCGAGAAGTTTGATCCCCAAGGGAAGTCCCTCGAACAATTTGGATCCAAGGGAGAAAAGCAGGGGGAATTCAACGGTCCCACCGGGCTGGCGATCGATGCCGACGGCTTTATCTATGTGACCGATTTTCATAACGCGCGGATTCAAAAGTTTCGATAA
- the merA gene encoding mercury(II) reductase produces MKDRVQVTLRIEGMTCDGCARHVTEALKSVAGVEEATVSNWQSGRAQAIVGPNVADRPLIDAVARAGYHALVLQRQSLQKGRRAPKAKGADFDLLILGGGSAAFAAAIKGAELGAKVAIVEKGTIGGTCVNIGCVPSKTLIRAAELCYRSAYPNFEGLAACPPPSDWARVIQQKDDLVASLREGKYVRVAESHPNISIIKGEARLAGNRQVWVNGKGYTAGKIVIATGAHPWTPPIPGLAEAGYLDSTDALSLPALPKSMIVIGGGAIGLELGQLFTRFGVRVILLESAPHIAPGEDPELGAALARYLQEEKMQIHTGASIIRVERGPDGYRVDAEVAEASRSFAAEQLLVTTGRRPTTEGFGLEEAGVQMGRRGEVLVNQHLQTSHPEIYAAGDVIGDPMFVYVAAYAGGLVAENALAGIGRVYDLSTVPRVTFTDPQIASVGLTESQAREKGLSVKTSALSLKEVPRAIAARNTRGLIKLVAEEGTGKLLGAHLLAAEGGEIIQEATLAIRFGLTKQDLIDTFHPYLTMAEGLKLAALTFDRDVKALSCCAT; encoded by the coding sequence ATGAAGGATCGCGTTCAAGTGACCCTGAGGATTGAAGGGATGACCTGCGACGGTTGCGCCCGGCACGTGACCGAGGCGCTCAAATCGGTCGCGGGGGTGGAGGAGGCGACCGTCTCGAACTGGCAATCGGGAAGGGCTCAGGCGATTGTCGGTCCAAACGTCGCCGATCGGCCATTAATCGACGCCGTGGCGCGCGCCGGTTATCATGCCCTGGTATTGCAGCGCCAGTCTCTGCAAAAGGGGCGACGGGCTCCCAAAGCCAAAGGGGCCGACTTCGACCTCTTGATCCTCGGCGGCGGCTCGGCCGCCTTCGCCGCCGCGATCAAAGGGGCGGAATTGGGGGCCAAGGTCGCCATCGTGGAGAAGGGGACGATCGGCGGGACCTGCGTCAACATCGGCTGCGTCCCCTCTAAAACGTTGATCCGCGCGGCCGAACTCTGCTACCGCTCCGCCTATCCCAATTTCGAAGGACTGGCCGCTTGTCCGCCTCCCTCGGACTGGGCGCGGGTCATTCAACAAAAGGACGATCTCGTCGCCTCCCTTCGGGAGGGGAAGTATGTCCGTGTCGCAGAATCCCATCCGAACATCTCGATCATCAAAGGAGAGGCCCGGCTGGCGGGAAACCGACAGGTATGGGTGAACGGCAAAGGCTACACCGCCGGCAAGATCGTGATCGCGACCGGCGCCCATCCCTGGACCCCGCCGATCCCCGGTCTTGCGGAAGCGGGGTATCTCGACAGCACCGATGCGTTAAGCCTTCCGGCCCTCCCGAAGTCGATGATCGTCATCGGCGGCGGGGCGATCGGTCTGGAGCTGGGTCAGCTCTTCACCCGATTCGGGGTTCGGGTCATCCTCTTGGAAAGCGCCCCCCACATCGCGCCGGGAGAAGATCCGGAGCTCGGAGCGGCCCTAGCCCGGTATCTCCAGGAAGAAAAGATGCAGATCCATACCGGGGCGAGTATCATCCGGGTGGAGAGAGGCCCGGACGGATACCGCGTCGATGCCGAGGTGGCGGAGGCGTCGCGGAGCTTTGCCGCCGAGCAGCTCCTCGTGACGACGGGGCGCCGTCCGACGACGGAAGGGTTCGGATTGGAGGAGGCCGGCGTCCAGATGGGAAGGCGGGGCGAGGTCCTGGTGAATCAACATCTTCAGACCAGCCATCCAGAGATCTACGCCGCCGGAGATGTGATCGGCGATCCGATGTTCGTCTACGTGGCGGCCTACGCCGGAGGGCTCGTCGCCGAGAACGCTCTTGCTGGAATCGGCCGGGTCTATGATCTATCGACCGTGCCGCGGGTGACCTTCACCGATCCCCAGATTGCGAGTGTGGGGCTCACGGAAAGCCAGGCGCGCGAAAAAGGGCTTTCGGTCAAGACAAGCGCGCTGAGCCTGAAAGAGGTCCCCAGGGCGATTGCCGCCCGGAACACGCGGGGCCTGATCAAACTGGTTGCGGAGGAAGGGACAGGAAAGCTCTTGGGGGCCCATCTCCTTGCGGCGGAGGGGGGAGAGATTATTCAGGAGGCGACCTTGGCCATCCGCTTCGGTCTGACGAAGCAAGACCTCATCGACACCTTTCACCCTTATCTCACGATGGCGGAGGGGCTGAAACTCGCCGCCCTGACGTTCGATCGTGATGTCAAAGCGCTTTCCTGTTGCGCCACCTGA
- a CDS encoding SHOCT domain-containing protein has protein sequence MMDGMMGSGMMAWMLLWGLVGLALLVLLIAGIVWVVRWGFSSTQARSSERAIELLKERYARGEISKEEYEEKKRDLAA, from the coding sequence ATGATGGATGGAATGATGGGGTCGGGGATGATGGCGTGGATGCTCCTGTGGGGGCTGGTGGGACTGGCCCTTCTGGTCCTATTGATTGCGGGAATCGTCTGGGTCGTCCGATGGGGGTTTTCTTCCACCCAAGCGCGATCTTCCGAACGCGCGATTGAGCTTTTGAAGGAACGCTATGCGCGTGGTGAGATCAGTAAAGAGGAGTACGAGGAGAAAAAGAGGGATCTCGCGGCATAA
- a CDS encoding thioredoxin family protein, whose amino-acid sequence MAIKRKIEIFTAGCPLCDAAIQLVNEIACPRCEVSVLDLREKGAMARARAIGVVSTPTVAADGRIIDCCKRGEVDRAALAAAGVGQP is encoded by the coding sequence ATGGCAATCAAGAGGAAAATTGAAATCTTTACCGCCGGCTGTCCGCTTTGTGACGCGGCGATTCAGCTGGTCAACGAGATCGCCTGCCCCCGCTGCGAGGTGTCGGTCCTCGATCTGAGAGAAAAAGGGGCGATGGCGCGGGCCCGCGCGATTGGGGTTGTCTCCACTCCCACGGTGGCGGCCGACGGCCGCATCATCGACTGTTGCAAAAGGGGAGAGGTCGATCGCGCGGCCCTTGCTGCTGCCGGCGTGGGACAGCCATAA
- a CDS encoding heavy-metal-associated domain-containing protein, with protein sequence MIRRVKLGETVLSKQRTVFVLLILATLLSPLVGWAKERITVEVSGLSCPFCAFGLEKKLKQLPGVEKVTIKVNEGVAEIDVAEGKKMTEEQVEQAVKEASFTPGKVKIEEDEGGAP encoded by the coding sequence ATGATCCGGCGCGTCAAGTTGGGAGAAACGGTGCTGTCTAAACAGCGGACGGTGTTTGTCCTTCTGATCCTGGCGACGCTCCTCTCCCCTCTGGTCGGTTGGGCCAAGGAGAGGATCACGGTGGAGGTGTCGGGTCTCTCTTGTCCCTTCTGCGCCTTTGGCCTGGAGAAGAAATTAAAACAGCTTCCGGGCGTGGAGAAGGTGACGATCAAGGTGAACGAAGGGGTCGCCGAGATCGATGTAGCCGAGGGGAAGAAGATGACCGAGGAGCAGGTCGAGCAGGCGGTCAAAGAGGCCAGCTTTACGCCGGGGAAGGTGAAGATCGAAGAAGATGAAGGGGGCGCGCCGTGA